TCGCTGGAGGCCGGAACGTGGTGAACGTCCTGCTGGTGGACTTCCGGGGCTTCGACACCCTGGGCGAGATCGTGGTCGTCGGCACGGTCGCGCTCGCCGTGCTGGCCCTGGTGCGGCTGGGCAAGGGGGGCCGCCCGAGACTGGAGGCCAGTGCCCCCCCACCTTCCCCGGACACTCCCCCGGCTCCCCCCAGGATCAAGGAGGAGGCATGAGCCGCGAGAACCCGACTCCCGCTCCCGGTGCCCGCCGCGGGCCGACCCCCCCGCCCCTGACGGGCGACCCCATCCTGCGGACGGTGAGCCGCGCGGTCTTCGCGTTGGTGATCCTCTTCGCGCTGCTGCTGCTGTGGCGCGGGCACAACGCGCCGGGCGGGGGCTTTATCGCGGGGCTGATGACCGCCGCCGCCCTGATCCTGCACCGCATCGCCTACGGGCACTCCGCCCTGCGGCTCGACCCGGCCCGGCTGGTGCCCTGGGGGCTGGCGCTGTCCTTCCTGACCGGGCTGGTGCCCTACCTCCTGGGCAGGCCCTTTCTCAAGAGTGACTACGGGTACATCACCACCGCCCTGACCGGCAAGTTCGAGTGGGCGAGCGCGCTGCTCTTCGACCTGGGGGTGTACCTCGTGGTGGTGGGCGGGAGTCTTGCCATCGCCTACGGGCTCGCCGAGGTAAACCCGCAGGAACGGGTGGAGGACGACCAGTGAGGGGCATTTTTTGTCGGTCTGGGACGGGGGTGGCGCGCTGTTCGGGCGGGAAAAGAGCCTGTTTTAGGAACGGCCTCATTGACGCCGAGAGGCGCTGGCCGGGCGTTTGCGTTCCCCCCTCTGCTCCGCAGCTCTGCGAGTCCCAGCCTCCCCCGCAAGGGGGGAGGAGCAGAAACTCCACCTTCACTGGGGCGATGCGAACCACCGGTCAACTTCTGAGGCAGGCTCTGAAACCCCCCGGGCTGGTCGCTGGCCGCTGGTCGCCCTCCGCCCCCCCGGAGGCCCGCTGATGGAGACCCTCTTCGCCCTCCTGATCGGCCTCCTCATCGGCACGGGCGTCTTCCTGCTGCTGTCACGCTCGATTGTGCGGGTGGTGCTGGGGCTGAGCTTTATCACCTACGGGGGCAACCTGGCGATCCTGACGGTGGCCGGTCTGCGCGAGGACGCGCCGCCGCTGCTGACCCTGCGCGGGCCGTACGTGGACCCGCTGCCCCAGGCGCTGATCCTGACCGCCATCGTGATCGGGTTCGCCACGACGGCGCTGGTGCTCACCGTCGCCCTGCGCGCGTACCAAGTCGCGGGGCACGACGACGTGGAGGCGTTCGGCGACAGCCTGGCGCGCGACCCCGACGCGCAGCTCGATCTGGCCGCCGACCCCGAGCACCAGGGTCCCGACCGGCCCGACCCGGCGGAGACCCAGGTCTTCGTGCTGGCTGCCGTGCCCCGGGTCCGCCTCCCGGAGGACGGGCCGTGAGCCCCCTCGCCTGGCTGACCCTCGCCCCCATCCTCACGCCGCTGGGCTTCGGGCTGGGGCTGCTGTGGCCGTGGAGGCGTCCGGTGCGGGTGGGGCTCGCGCTGGCGGGCACCGGGCTCACGCTCGCCTTCGCGCTGGGGCTGCTCCTCGCTACGGCGGACGGCACGGTGCTGGTGGGGGAACTCGGCGGCTGGCCCGCCCCCTTCGGCATCGTGATGACCGCCGACCGCCTCACGGCCTGGGTCAGCGTGCTGGGCGCGGTGAGTGCCCTCCTCGCCGTGTGGCAGGCCGCCGCCGACCCCGACCCGGCGCGGGAGAAACACCA
This sequence is a window from Deinococcus apachensis DSM 19763. Protein-coding genes within it:
- a CDS encoding Na(+)/H(+) antiporter subunit B, whose amino-acid sequence is MSRENPTPAPGARRGPTPPPLTGDPILRTVSRAVFALVILFALLLLWRGHNAPGGGFIAGLMTAAALILHRIAYGHSALRLDPARLVPWGLALSFLTGLVPYLLGRPFLKSDYGYITTALTGKFEWASALLFDLGVYLVVVGGSLAIAYGLAEVNPQERVEDDQ
- a CDS encoding sodium:proton antiporter — translated: METLFALLIGLLIGTGVFLLLSRSIVRVVLGLSFITYGGNLAILTVAGLREDAPPLLTLRGPYVDPLPQALILTAIVIGFATTALVLTVALRAYQVAGHDDVEAFGDSLARDPDAQLDLAADPEHQGPDRPDPAETQVFVLAAVPRVRLPEDGP